GTTCGCCCCCTCTCAGCAAGCGAAGATGGGGTTGGGGGAGAAGTGACGAGCGCGACAAACCCCACCCCCAACCCGCGTGCGGGAAGGGGAGAAAGACACATCGCCAATGAATTGTTCTGAAGAACCAGGCTGCGACGATTCTTAGACATTCGGATTCTCCTGTTATTGGTCTTCGTAAAGACGATCTATCACATTTCGATACTTCTGATCGATCACGCGCCGTTTCACCTTCAGCGTCGGCGTCAACTCGCCGCTATCTACGGTGAACTCGTGTTCAAGCACCGCAATTTTCTTAATCTTTTCAAACTGCGCGAGGTGTTCCGTGCGCGCGGCAATCTGTCGTTCGAACAAATCGATGATGCGGGGGCTGTGGCAGAAATCGCCGCGCGTGCGCAGGTCGAGGCCCTTGAGCTTCGCGTAGGCGTCAAGTTGATCCCAAGCCGGAACTATCAGCGCTGAAGCAAACTTGCGGCTGTCGCCAATGACGACCACCTGGCTTACGAACCGCGAGCCTTTGATCAACTGTTCGATAACCTGCGGGGCGATGTACTTCCCACCGGACGTTTTCAGGAGCTCTTTCTTGCGATCCGTAATCGTGAGAAAGCCGTCTGTATCGAGGCAGCCAATATCTCCGGTCTTGAACCAGCCGTCTTCGGTCATCACCGCGCGCGTTTCTTCGGGTTTGTGCCAGTAGCCCTGCATTACGTGCGGCCCGCGCGTTTCGATCTCGCCATCGGCGGCGATGCGCACTTCGACGTTGCGAACCGGTTTCCCGGACGTGCCGACGCGAATGTATTGAAGCTGGCCCGCAGTGATCACGGGTGAAGTTTCCGTCAAGCCATAACCCTGCACGATCGGCAAACCGGCGCCGAGAAATGCGAGCGCGATGTCGTTCGACAGCGCGGCGCCGCCGGAAACCAGGATGCGAATTCGCCCGCCCATCGCGTTGCGGAGTTTCTTGAACAGCACAGCGTCGGCGAGTTTGTGTTTCAACGAAAGCGGAAACGGAATCGGCTTGCGGTCCGAATGGTGCTGCGCCCATTCCCGGCCCACGCCGATCGCCCATTGCGCCATCGCGCCGTTCAACTTTCCTTTGGAAGCTGCTTTGTCCTGCACGCGCTCGACGATCTTTTCATAAATGCGCGGTACGCCGACAAAGACTGTCGGATGAATTTCGCGCAGGTAGTCGCCCAGGTTGTCGAGTTGGCCGAAGTACACGCTCATGCCGTGATGCAGGTACATGTTCATCGCCTGGCGTTCGAAGACGTGCGACAAAGGCAGCACGGAAAGGGCTGTGTCTTTCACGCCAAACGCGAAGTGGTTCGACGAATCGATCAGATTCGAAACCATGTTCGAGTGCGAAAGCATTACACCCTTTGGCTCGCCCGTCGTTCCTGAGGTGTAAATGATCGTCGCCAGATCTTCCGGCTTCGCCCCGCGTGCGAGTTCCTCGATCAGCGAAGGTGTCTGCCGGTGCACGTCTCGGCCTTTGTTTTCGAGATCTGAGAGGCTGGACGTATTGGCGCGGCCCGCGGCGTTGTCTTCGTACAGCACGACATGCGAAACCTCGGGAGAATCGCGCAGGACTTCCTCCATTTGCGCCAATTTCTCTCGCGACTGAACAAACAGAACTCGCGCGCCTGAGTCCTTCAAAATGTATTGCGCCTGTGGCGGCGTCAGCGTCGGATAAATCGGGACCGTGATAGCGCCCGCGAACAGACAGCCCTGATCGGTCAAAACCCATTCGGCGCAGCTTTCGGAAAGCAGCGCGACGCGTTCGCCTTTGGCGATGCCCAGGGAATTGAGACCAAGCGCGATGTGCTTTGCGCGCTGCAACATCTGCGCGGCTGAGATCGAATGCCACGCTCCGTCGCGCTTGTAATTCAGCGTGTTCGGTTTCGGATGGTTGCGCGCCAGGCGTTCGTAAACTTCAGGAAGGGTCGTCGGGTCGTCAGACGTGAGGGGCACTCGCGGCGGACTGAAGGGTGATTGGGAGAGTTTCTCGATCATTTGGAACGCATGCCTCCGGCCTGCTGCACGCCAGAGGCGTGCGTACCAACGCCGTTTAGAAAAACATCCATCACCACATCAGCCATCGGCTCTAGTTTGTAATTGCGGTGCGAGATAATCCAGTTGGTCGCCATCTCATCGAGTGCTCCGAAGAGTATCTTTGCGGCGATGGTCGCGTTCAGGTCCGGGCGAAACACGCCGGCGCGCTGGCCTTCTTCGAAAATGTCGTGCAGTAAGCCCAGGTACTCAGCAAAGCCGGCGGCGGAAAACTCTTCCATGAACTTCGTCGAGCCACGCAACTCCACCTGAAACACGACGGCAAGATCGCGATCCGCGCCCAGTCTTTCCAGGTGAAGTGAAGCAATGCGACGCAGCTTTTCGCGCGGGTCGGTGACCTCTTTGATCAGTTTGCGCGCGGCGGCAATCGCTTCCGCCATGTTCTGATCGAAAATCGAGTGCAGGATTTCATCTTTGCTTTTGAAATAGAGATATACGGTGCCGTCCGCCACGTCGGCTTCGCGTGCAATGTCGGCGACCTTCGAATTGAAATAGCCGTTACGCGCGAAGACCTGGGTGGCGGCGCGCAGAATGGCGGCACGTTTATCGGTGCTGGAGTTGCGCGAAGTGACTCGCTTTGCGGGACTAGCCATGGAATGAATGAATCGTCACTCAGTAACGCAAACAGCGTAACTTGTCGGGGAAGTTGGGGCAAGTATCGGTGGCACAGACTTCAGTCTGTGGTTTCAATCGGAAACTCACTGAAGTCTGTGCCACTGGGTCACTCGCCAGAGCGGTCGTCCGTTATTGATCTGTCACCTGTATCCAGAGGCAGCGCGCCTTCGCGCACCCGGAACTCCGTCTGCGGAAACGGAATCTCGATGCCTGTTTCGCGGAAGAGTTTTTCGAGGCGGTAATTAATATCGCTCTTAATCTGTGGGTGTAGTCGCGGGCGATTTGTCCACACGAGCAAACGAAAGTCGAGCGACCAATCGCCGAACTTGAGGAACTGCACTTTTGGCGGTGGATCTTTCAAAACGTTATCAACATCTTCGGCGGCCTTAAGCAGAGTTCGCGTGATGAGATCGATGTCTGAGTCATACGCGACGCCCACCGGTATCGAAATACGTACGCGCGGATCTCCATACGACCAGTTAATTAATCTTTGGCTTACGAGGCGTGAATTCGGCACGATGATCGAAACGCGATCGTTGGTAACGACAATGGTGGTGCGCAGGTTGATGCTCTGCACGTCGCCTTCGTCTTCAGCGATGGTAATGTGATCGCCAACGCGCACCGGCCGCTCAAAAAGGAGAATGAATCCCGAGGCAATATCTGCAGCGATATACTGCAAACCGAAGCCAATGCCTACCGACAGCGCTGTGAAAATAACCGCGAGCGAAGTTAGATCCAGATTGAAGGCCGCCTTCAGAGCCATCAGCGCGCCAAGAGTTACGATGAGGTACTGCGTGACTCTTCCCAGCGTGTAGCGGAGACCGGGATCGAGGTATGCCCTTTTTTCAATACTGCGCTTAAGCAGACGGCTGAGCGTGCGGGACAGCGCGATCGCAACAATCAGAATCAGCAGGCCCTGGACCAGTCTGGTGACTACAATCTCGACGCTGCCAATTCGGTAGGGCTGGTTGAGGTACTGCCAGATTCGGGCGAGGACACCGACGCTATCCTGGAGCGCAAAAATTGCCAGGGCGGAGGACAGCACGCTAAGTAGCAGGGTCACTTCGTATAACTATATGAACCGCGGCCGGGAGCGTCAAAGTGGCCGTAACTGCTGCAAATGCAACTTTTTCTTCGATTTTGTTCGTACGGGTGTTAATAATCGTCGGACGCGCGGCGTTTTATGGGCGGAAGGGGATTTTCTACAAACATGCTAGCCGCCGTGAAACCGCTCAAAGTTGTAACGCCATCCGTCGATTACACAGAGAATTCTATTTTGGGGAATCGCATAAAGACATCCGGTTCCAAGGCAATGCCAACCATGTCCGCAGAAGCGAACAGTTCTCTCGAGACACTTTTTCAGCAGCATCATGACCGCGTATTTCGCGCGGCTCACCGGGTCACGGGCAGCGCGGCGGATGCTGAAGATGTTT
The sequence above is drawn from the Pyrinomonadaceae bacterium genome and encodes:
- a CDS encoding long-chain fatty acid--CoA ligase; this translates as MIEKLSQSPFSPPRVPLTSDDPTTLPEVYERLARNHPKPNTLNYKRDGAWHSISAAQMLQRAKHIALGLNSLGIAKGERVALLSESCAEWVLTDQGCLFAGAITVPIYPTLTPPQAQYILKDSGARVLFVQSREKLAQMEEVLRDSPEVSHVVLYEDNAAGRANTSSLSDLENKGRDVHRQTPSLIEELARGAKPEDLATIIYTSGTTGEPKGVMLSHSNMVSNLIDSSNHFAFGVKDTALSVLPLSHVFERQAMNMYLHHGMSVYFGQLDNLGDYLREIHPTVFVGVPRIYEKIVERVQDKAASKGKLNGAMAQWAIGVGREWAQHHSDRKPIPFPLSLKHKLADAVLFKKLRNAMGGRIRILVSGGAALSNDIALAFLGAGLPIVQGYGLTETSPVITAGQLQYIRVGTSGKPVRNVEVRIAADGEIETRGPHVMQGYWHKPEETRAVMTEDGWFKTGDIGCLDTDGFLTITDRKKELLKTSGGKYIAPQVIEQLIKGSRFVSQVVVIGDSRKFASALIVPAWDQLDAYAKLKGLDLRTRGDFCHSPRIIDLFERQIAARTEHLAQFEKIKKIAVLEHEFTVDSGELTPTLKVKRRVIDQKYRNVIDRLYEDQ
- a CDS encoding TetR/AcrR family transcriptional regulator — protein: MASPAKRVTSRNSSTDKRAAILRAATQVFARNGYFNSKVADIAREADVADGTVYLYFKSKDEILHSIFDQNMAEAIAAARKLIKEVTDPREKLRRIASLHLERLGADRDLAVVFQVELRGSTKFMEEFSAAGFAEYLGLLHDIFEEGQRAGVFRPDLNATIAAKILFGALDEMATNWIISHRNYKLEPMADVVMDVFLNGVGTHASGVQQAGGMRSK
- a CDS encoding mechanosensitive ion channel domain-containing protein, which gives rise to MTLLLSVLSSALAIFALQDSVGVLARIWQYLNQPYRIGSVEIVVTRLVQGLLILIVAIALSRTLSRLLKRSIEKRAYLDPGLRYTLGRVTQYLIVTLGALMALKAAFNLDLTSLAVIFTALSVGIGFGLQYIAADIASGFILLFERPVRVGDHITIAEDEGDVQSINLRTTIVVTNDRVSIIVPNSRLVSQRLINWSYGDPRVRISIPVGVAYDSDIDLITRTLLKAAEDVDNVLKDPPPKVQFLKFGDWSLDFRLLVWTNRPRLHPQIKSDINYRLEKLFRETGIEIPFPQTEFRVREGALPLDTGDRSITDDRSGE